In Vibrio hippocampi, a single genomic region encodes these proteins:
- a CDS encoding TRAP transporter small permease subunit, which produces MSKLICIERGINRVSDGLGWLASVLFLLLLTNVVYDVVMRYAFNDVSIAFQEMEWHLFSAVFLLGIPFAIRTGGHVRVDIFYERLSFKAQAVIDLIGCVCLLLPFCLLVAWYGYDFAYESYQLGEGSGDPGGLPYRWVVKALIPVSFLMMALSGFGLLIHSLNKLLHPHLLYAKDSKTQ; this is translated from the coding sequence ATGAGCAAGCTAATTTGTATAGAGCGAGGAATCAATAGGGTGAGTGATGGGTTGGGTTGGTTAGCGAGTGTGCTGTTTCTGCTGCTGCTCACCAATGTGGTCTATGACGTTGTGATGCGTTATGCATTCAATGATGTCTCCATCGCTTTTCAGGAGATGGAATGGCATCTGTTTTCGGCCGTGTTTCTATTGGGTATCCCGTTTGCCATTCGTACTGGTGGTCATGTACGAGTGGATATTTTTTATGAGCGTCTGTCTTTTAAGGCTCAGGCGGTCATCGATTTGATTGGCTGTGTTTGTCTGCTGCTGCCTTTTTGCTTGTTGGTGGCTTGGTATGGCTATGACTTTGCCTATGAGAGCTATCAACTGGGAGAAGGCTCAGGTGACCCCGGCGGTTTGCCTTACCGCTGGGTCGTAAAGGCACTTATTCCCGTTTCTTTTCTGATGATGGCGTTGAGCGGATTCGGTTTGTTAATCCACTCACTCAATAAACTCCTTCACCCTCACTTGCTGTACGCAAAGGATTCAAAAACACAATAA
- a CDS encoding DUF2982 domain-containing protein: protein METRHFSNHNYSIRSPVVVKIISAAFCFTVISLFFVGNLAQGAVLVLSVITLGCVAYYLLMKSRVSFTFTATHIQQHLAKGGWVLKWENIEKIGLCHYQKEGWQKPLPWIGIKIRDYEPYLDSICPRIATDILLDQRALLYVGFQQQAPSQPFEDIVLDSTPYQSPHHLYRGLVAMLANRMRHQRSFFDYDIYIAETDLAGNAEDFVGLARRYLAAAERTQP, encoded by the coding sequence ATGGAAACGCGACATTTTAGTAATCACAACTATTCGATTCGCTCGCCTGTCGTCGTAAAAATCATCAGCGCTGCGTTCTGTTTTACCGTCATCAGCTTGTTTTTTGTTGGCAACCTAGCCCAAGGCGCCGTGCTGGTGTTAAGTGTGATCACCCTGGGTTGCGTCGCCTACTATCTACTGATGAAAAGTCGCGTTTCCTTCACCTTTACCGCGACTCATATACAACAACATCTTGCCAAAGGCGGGTGGGTTCTCAAGTGGGAAAACATCGAAAAAATCGGCTTATGCCACTATCAAAAGGAGGGTTGGCAAAAGCCCTTACCTTGGATTGGCATCAAAATCCGTGACTATGAGCCATATTTAGACAGCATCTGCCCACGTATTGCCACTGACATTTTATTGGATCAACGCGCCTTACTCTATGTCGGCTTTCAGCAGCAAGCACCCAGTCAGCCCTTTGAGGATATTGTGCTCGATTCAACCCCTTACCAGAGCCCGCATCATCTTTACCGAGGTTTAGTTGCCATGCTCGCAAATCGCATGCGCCATCAGCGAAGTTTCTTTGACTATGATATTTATATCGCCGAGACGGATCTTGCTGGTAACGCAGAGGACTTTGTGGGATTAGCACGTCGTTACCTCGCCGCCGCTGAGCGCACTCAACCTTAA
- a CDS encoding TRAP transporter substrate-binding protein, with amino-acid sequence MSLITQCVRRTLKGTALLTTACAAFMAMSASAADKVYRLTMAETWGPNFPIFGDAPRNMAKMAEEMSNGRLQIRIDSSNKHKAPFGVFDMVKSGQYDMGHSASYYWKGKVPNTLYFTSMPFGMTPPEQYAWFYYDDGMKLMEQVYEPHNMLSFPGGNTDVQMGGWFQKEIKTIDDLKGLKMRIPGFAGEVLAEVGAKPTNIAPGELYTALERRTIDALEWVGPSLDLRMGFHKIAPYYYTGWHEPATELQFLVNKRTWSKLPDDLKAILTVAMKAAAYDMYIQSTHESGKNWAQIRTEYPDVKIKDFPPEVITALREANDKLLKEHAEKDEMAKQIQASQAAYLEQVRSWTDIATKAYLNNFD; translated from the coding sequence ATGAGCTTAATAACACAGTGTGTGCGTCGCACTTTAAAGGGAACGGCGTTATTAACCACAGCTTGTGCTGCCTTTATGGCGATGTCTGCTTCTGCTGCTGATAAAGTCTACCGATTAACGATGGCGGAGACATGGGGACCAAACTTTCCCATCTTTGGCGATGCGCCACGCAACATGGCGAAGATGGCGGAAGAGATGTCTAATGGGCGTCTACAGATCCGTATTGACTCCTCCAATAAACACAAAGCCCCATTCGGTGTATTTGATATGGTGAAGTCAGGTCAATATGACATGGGGCACTCTGCATCTTATTACTGGAAAGGCAAGGTGCCAAATACCCTCTATTTTACTTCAATGCCTTTTGGTATGACGCCTCCTGAACAGTACGCTTGGTTTTATTACGATGACGGTATGAAACTGATGGAGCAGGTGTATGAGCCCCATAATATGTTGTCATTCCCAGGTGGTAACACCGATGTACAAATGGGTGGCTGGTTTCAAAAAGAGATCAAAACCATCGACGATCTCAAAGGGTTAAAGATGCGTATTCCGGGCTTTGCGGGTGAGGTGTTAGCGGAAGTTGGGGCTAAGCCCACCAACATTGCCCCTGGCGAACTCTATACTGCCCTTGAACGCCGAACCATTGATGCGTTGGAGTGGGTGGGACCGTCATTAGACTTGCGCATGGGATTCCACAAGATTGCGCCGTACTATTACACCGGTTGGCACGAGCCTGCGACGGAGTTGCAGTTCTTAGTCAATAAGCGTACTTGGTCAAAATTACCGGATGATCTCAAAGCGATTCTAACCGTGGCGATGAAAGCGGCCGCGTATGACATGTATATTCAGTCCACGCATGAAAGTGGTAAGAACTGGGCGCAAATACGCACCGAATATCCCGATGTGAAGATCAAGGATTTCCCGCCTGAAGTAATCACAGCACTGCGAGAAGCGAACGACAAGCTACTTAAAGAACATGCTGAAAAAGATGAAATGGCGAAACAGATCCAAGCATCGCAGGCAGCGTATCTTGAGCAGGTTCGTTCTTGGACCGATATTGCCACCAAAGCGTACCTCAATAACTTTGATTAA
- a CDS encoding MBL fold metallo-hydrolase, whose protein sequence is MSLKYQTVPVTSFAQNCSIVWCDETMKGVVIDPGGDVPQLEVIIKELGVQVEKLVLTHGHLDHVGGTQPLARALNVPVIGPHKADNFWLQGLEGQSQMFGFPLTEAFEPDTWLDEGDVIEFGHQSLSVLHTPGHTPGHIVLFNQDSQRAFVGDVLFNGGIGRTDFPKGDHPTLINSIKTKLWPLGNEVTFIPGHGPESTFGYERRTNPFVADEMPLY, encoded by the coding sequence ATGAGCCTTAAATACCAAACCGTCCCCGTTACTTCATTCGCACAGAACTGCTCGATTGTCTGGTGTGATGAAACGATGAAAGGGGTTGTGATCGATCCAGGTGGTGATGTGCCTCAATTAGAGGTCATTATTAAAGAGTTGGGTGTTCAAGTTGAAAAACTGGTACTGACTCATGGCCACTTAGACCATGTCGGTGGTACACAGCCTTTAGCTCGTGCGCTTAATGTTCCGGTCATTGGTCCTCATAAAGCCGATAATTTCTGGTTGCAGGGTTTGGAAGGGCAGAGCCAAATGTTTGGTTTTCCTTTGACTGAGGCGTTTGAACCGGATACTTGGTTAGATGAAGGCGACGTGATTGAGTTTGGTCATCAATCTCTTTCGGTGCTGCATACTCCCGGTCATACCCCGGGTCATATTGTGCTGTTTAACCAAGATAGCCAACGCGCGTTTGTGGGCGATGTATTGTTTAATGGTGGCATTGGTCGTACCGATTTCCCGAAAGGCGATCACCCAACGCTCATCAACTCAATCAAAACCAAGCTGTGGCCACTCGGGAACGAAGTGACCTTTATTCCGGGTCATGGTCCAGAGTCCACGTTTGGCTATGAGCGCCGCACTAACCCGTTTGTCGCGGATGAGATGCCACTTTATTAA
- a CDS encoding BCCT family transporter: MTKGVDKYSIDSTDYTIGQDNVQKWGFDVHNPVFGVSAGFIALLLVLTVIVDADTAKAALDGMKWKIIDNFDWLFMWSGNIFVVFCLALVVSPFGKIRLGGTEAVADYSFMSWLAMLFAAGMGIGLMFWSVAEPVAYFTGWYETPLGAVPNTEEAKQMAMGAVMFHWGLHPWAIYGVVALSLAFFTYNKGLPLSMRSVFYPILGDRAWGWAGHIVDILAVLATLFGLATSLGLGAQQAASGIQHVFGIEANMTLQVVVITAVTLLAVVSVLRGIDGGVKVISNINMIVAFVLLILVAVIGYTVTFAAIPETLFAYLKNLVPLSNPHGREDVAWMHGWTVFYWAWWISWSPFVGMFIARVSKGRTVREFITAVLIVPTAVTLIWMSVFGGLAIDQVINQVGTLGANGLRDVPLAMFEMFDALPMGTMLSIIAVVLVLVFFITSSDSGSLVIDSITAGGKVDAPVIQRVFWAFMEGAIAVALLWIGGQEAIQALQAGAISSALPFTVILLTMCVSLLMGMKTERY, encoded by the coding sequence ATGACAAAAGGTGTCGATAAATACAGTATAGACAGTACGGACTATACGATTGGACAAGACAATGTCCAAAAATGGGGGTTTGATGTTCATAACCCTGTATTCGGGGTTAGTGCCGGCTTTATCGCACTACTGCTAGTGCTAACCGTGATCGTTGATGCGGATACAGCTAAAGCTGCCTTGGATGGGATGAAATGGAAGATCATTGATAACTTTGATTGGCTGTTTATGTGGTCAGGAAATATCTTTGTGGTGTTCTGTTTGGCGCTGGTCGTCTCCCCGTTTGGTAAGATCCGTTTGGGTGGCACAGAAGCGGTTGCGGATTACTCTTTTATGTCTTGGTTGGCAATGCTGTTTGCCGCGGGCATGGGTATCGGCTTGATGTTCTGGAGTGTGGCTGAACCGGTTGCCTATTTTACCGGTTGGTATGAAACCCCACTCGGCGCAGTGCCCAATACAGAAGAAGCGAAGCAAATGGCGATGGGGGCGGTGATGTTCCACTGGGGACTGCACCCTTGGGCTATTTATGGTGTCGTGGCGCTTTCGCTTGCTTTCTTTACCTATAACAAGGGTCTACCGCTCTCAATGCGCTCGGTTTTTTATCCTATTCTAGGTGACAGAGCTTGGGGTTGGGCGGGTCATATTGTTGATATTCTGGCTGTACTTGCCACCCTATTTGGCTTAGCGACCTCGCTTGGCTTAGGCGCTCAACAAGCCGCCAGTGGTATTCAGCACGTATTCGGTATTGAAGCGAATATGACACTGCAAGTTGTGGTGATAACTGCGGTAACACTGCTCGCGGTGGTATCGGTGTTGCGTGGTATTGATGGCGGTGTAAAAGTCATTAGTAATATCAACATGATTGTTGCTTTCGTACTACTGATTTTGGTTGCTGTGATTGGCTATACAGTGACGTTTGCGGCAATACCTGAGACGCTATTTGCTTACCTAAAAAATCTCGTGCCGTTAAGTAATCCACACGGTCGTGAAGACGTGGCTTGGATGCATGGCTGGACTGTATTCTATTGGGCTTGGTGGATTTCATGGTCCCCATTTGTTGGGATGTTTATCGCGCGAGTCTCTAAAGGTCGTACGGTTCGTGAATTCATTACCGCTGTATTGATTGTTCCAACAGCAGTGACGCTGATTTGGATGTCCGTGTTTGGTGGCCTGGCGATTGACCAAGTGATTAATCAGGTCGGTACACTGGGTGCCAACGGGCTACGTGATGTACCGTTAGCCATGTTTGAGATGTTTGATGCACTACCAATGGGCACGATGTTGTCGATTATTGCCGTGGTCTTAGTGCTGGTGTTCTTTATCACCTCATCAGACTCGGGTTCATTGGTGATCGATAGTATTACCGCGGGCGGTAAAGTCGATGCACCTGTGATTCAGCGCGTGTTCTGGGCATTTATGGAAGGAGCGATTGCGGTTGCTCTGCTCTGGATTGGTGGTCAAGAAGCGATTCAAGCGTTACAAGCGGGGGCAATTTCTTCGGCACTGCCATTTACCGTTATTCTATTGACCATGTGTGTGAGCTTGCTTATGGGCATGAAGACAGAGCGTTATTAA
- a CDS encoding MarR family transcriptional regulator, translating into MRLAHKRKVQAKLQKRIKAVVANTAAATQTAKPVAAKAAVVESVSTTKKVDVALTPKQQQVLDIVVKHNDGINPKGIGLEAGQDDAKAASWATGALKKLLEEGLVAKEQLAGNKVIYKAQ; encoded by the coding sequence ATGAGACTTGCTCATAAACGCAAAGTGCAAGCTAAATTGCAAAAGCGTATTAAAGCGGTAGTTGCTAACACAGCGGCTGCAACTCAAACAGCAAAACCTGTTGCAGCAAAAGCAGCGGTTGTTGAATCAGTTTCTACGACAAAAAAAGTTGACGTGGCTTTAACTCCTAAGCAGCAACAAGTTCTTGATATCGTTGTTAAACACAATGACGGTATTAACCCGAAAGGCATTGGTCTTGAAGCGGGTCAAGACGATGCTAAAGCAGCATCTTGGGCAACAGGCGCTCTGAAGAAGTTGCTAGAAGAAGGCTTGGTTGCAAAAGAGCAGTTAGCTGGCAATAAAGTCATCTACAAAGCCCAATAA
- a CDS encoding cache domain-containing protein, whose protein sequence is MSLKVKLILLTLLPLVILTSSVGWIVFHQAKSLGASEIQLFNDSLARSKESALKDSVQQAVSAIWHVYQDESLDMVTAQQRVKAIVNQLRYGTDGYFFVYDKTGRNLVHPILPNLVGQELIKLQDENGDYVIEALLFQAQSGGGFHQYQWQKPSTGEVVTKLSYAAWLDDWQWMIGTGLYIEDIALEVTQLTEQIDANIETTMFSIATIFCVTVAVIVVLTLAVNWHEHKLADRHLKELSHKTVMFQEAEKKHIAQELHDGVNQLLASGKCHLELVTSTQLDANSVGHLDQAQDSLSEAILEVRRISHRLRPSALDDIGLDAAIKTLLEDFGQYSIADTELVVDLPKVKLKSEVATTLYRVVQESLNNIEKHAQATQVSVYLQRFNQRLQLIVRDNGIGFDARAGLNHQGIGFQGIGLRNMRERVEFIGGEFDLHSEYGAGTEVTVLLYMDGENE, encoded by the coding sequence ATGTCGTTGAAAGTTAAGTTGATACTGCTTACCTTGCTGCCTCTGGTCATCTTGACTTCCAGCGTGGGATGGATTGTGTTTCACCAAGCAAAGAGCCTTGGTGCCAGTGAGATCCAATTATTTAATGACAGCTTGGCGCGCTCGAAAGAGTCGGCGTTAAAAGACAGTGTCCAGCAGGCTGTTAGCGCGATTTGGCATGTCTATCAAGATGAAAGTTTAGATATGGTCACGGCGCAGCAGCGGGTCAAAGCGATCGTCAATCAACTGCGTTATGGCACCGATGGTTACTTTTTTGTCTATGACAAAACTGGTCGTAACTTGGTTCATCCCATCTTACCCAACTTGGTGGGGCAGGAGTTGATCAAGTTGCAAGATGAGAATGGAGACTATGTGATAGAGGCGTTGCTGTTTCAAGCGCAGTCAGGGGGCGGTTTTCATCAGTATCAGTGGCAAAAACCGTCAACAGGGGAGGTGGTCACAAAGTTGAGTTATGCCGCATGGTTGGACGATTGGCAATGGATGATAGGGACGGGGCTTTATATTGAGGATATTGCGTTAGAGGTCACCCAATTAACGGAGCAAATTGATGCCAATATCGAAACCACCATGTTTTCGATTGCGACCATTTTCTGTGTCACCGTGGCCGTGATTGTGGTGTTGACGCTGGCGGTAAATTGGCACGAGCACAAGTTAGCCGATCGCCATTTGAAAGAGTTGTCCCATAAAACAGTGATGTTTCAAGAGGCGGAAAAAAAACACATCGCACAGGAGCTGCATGATGGGGTCAATCAGCTGCTGGCGTCAGGTAAGTGTCATTTAGAGTTGGTTACTAGCACCCAACTCGATGCGAACTCTGTGGGTCATTTGGATCAGGCTCAAGATTCTTTATCCGAAGCCATTTTGGAGGTTCGACGTATTTCTCATCGTCTTCGTCCCAGCGCGCTGGATGATATTGGTTTAGATGCGGCGATCAAAACCCTATTGGAGGATTTTGGTCAGTATTCGATTGCTGACACAGAATTGGTGGTCGATTTGCCCAAAGTTAAGCTGAAATCAGAAGTGGCGACTACGCTTTATAGGGTGGTTCAGGAATCACTGAATAATATAGAAAAACATGCGCAAGCGACTCAGGTGAGCGTGTATCTGCAACGTTTTAATCAAAGGCTGCAGTTAATCGTTCGTGACAACGGTATCGGTTTTGATGCGAGAGCAGGATTAAATCATCAAGGTATTGGCTTTCAAGGTATCGGTTTACGCAACATGCGTGAGCGGGTTGAGTTTATCGGAGGCGAGTTTGATTTGCACAGTGAGTATGGCGCAGGGACAGAGGTGACGGTCTTACTGTACATGGACGGAGAGAATGAATGA
- a CDS encoding response regulator transcription factor gives MTYLTESALHKGIKIVIADDHRVVLEGFIARLEREPDIKVVATASNGVEAIEMVKVHQPDVVLMDVSMPIMNGIEATEVLAKEYAEARVLMLTMHDNREYIMKVMQSGAVGYMLKEISAEKMVQAIKTVHQGSTYFCESTTQTLFSQQIEASQPTANPLSRREESVLRLVAQGGSSKKIAQLLNISYRTVETHRQNIKHKLDLHSTAELAKYAFEHGLTK, from the coding sequence ATGACATACCTAACAGAAAGCGCATTGCATAAGGGGATAAAAATAGTCATTGCTGATGATCACCGTGTGGTGTTGGAGGGGTTTATTGCTCGCCTAGAAAGAGAACCTGATATCAAAGTGGTTGCCACCGCAAGCAATGGGGTTGAGGCGATTGAAATGGTGAAAGTCCATCAGCCGGATGTGGTGTTGATGGATGTCAGTATGCCGATTATGAATGGCATTGAAGCGACGGAAGTGTTGGCTAAAGAGTATGCGGAAGCGCGAGTGTTGATGTTAACCATGCATGATAATCGTGAATATATAATGAAGGTGATGCAATCGGGTGCAGTGGGTTATATGCTCAAAGAAATTAGCGCAGAAAAGATGGTACAAGCAATTAAAACGGTACATCAGGGCTCGACCTATTTCTGTGAATCCACCACTCAGACGCTGTTTTCTCAACAAATTGAAGCAAGTCAGCCGACGGCTAACCCTTTAAGTCGTCGTGAAGAATCTGTGCTGAGATTGGTCGCACAGGGCGGTAGCAGCAAGAAAATCGCTCAGTTGTTAAATATCTCTTATCGCACCGTCGAAACCCATCGTCAGAACATTAAACATAAGCTTGATTTACACTCAACCGCAGAGTTAGCTAAATATGCGTTTGAGCATGGATTGACCAAATAA
- a CDS encoding YcbK family protein yields MIQKNLSRRELMKMAALGIGASCIPSLGIAKPVSIPRSLALNNLHTGESLESRYFDGTRYIKPELRRLDNLCRDHRRNEVYPMDRILFDQIDEIQRLLGVSSEVLIISGYRSPASNANLRAKSSGVAKKSFHMTGQAIDFRLDGVKLSHVREAALTLRAGGVGYYPRSNFVHIDTGQVRSWRG; encoded by the coding sequence ATGATCCAAAAAAATTTATCAAGAAGAGAGCTAATGAAAATGGCTGCTCTAGGGATTGGAGCGTCTTGCATCCCATCGCTAGGTATTGCCAAACCTGTCTCGATACCAAGGTCGTTAGCACTTAATAATTTACATACCGGTGAAAGCCTTGAAAGTCGATATTTCGATGGTACGCGTTACATTAAGCCGGAGTTGCGTCGCTTAGATAATCTTTGCCGTGATCATCGTCGTAATGAAGTCTATCCAATGGATAGAATACTGTTTGATCAAATTGATGAAATTCAACGTCTGCTGGGTGTTTCCAGTGAGGTGTTGATCATTTCTGGTTATCGTTCGCCTGCGAGTAACGCCAATTTGCGCGCCAAGTCTTCCGGAGTCGCGAAAAAGAGTTTTCATATGACAGGTCAAGCCATCGACTTTCGATTGGATGGCGTTAAATTGAGCCATGTTCGAGAAGCGGCGTTAACGCTGAGAGCGGGGGGCGTTGGTTACTATCCACGTAGCAACTTCGTTCATATCGATACGGGTCAGGTACGTAGCTGGCGCGGTTGA
- a CDS encoding 3'-5' exonuclease codes for MKKLLTPPVVQWHSKFETLIERSKDPRLTAFYQAGLPAADTSMHEVPFVALDFETTGLSADKDGILSIGLVPFSLSRIHLRQAAHWTVRPKEKLEEESVVIHGITHNDILDAPTLDDILAEVLTALSGKIIVVHYRPIERGFLNAALKRMLGEGIDFPVVDTMQIESNYQAKRASGLLNKLKGHSAQPVRLGQTRRRYGLPDYPPHHALTDAIATAELLQAQMAYHFDESAKLSDFWL; via the coding sequence ATAAAAAAACTTCTGACTCCACCCGTGGTTCAATGGCATAGCAAATTCGAGACCTTAATTGAACGCTCGAAAGATCCGCGACTGACGGCTTTTTATCAAGCGGGATTGCCCGCGGCAGACACCTCAATGCACGAAGTGCCTTTTGTGGCACTCGACTTTGAAACCACCGGTTTAAGTGCCGACAAGGATGGTATCCTGTCTATCGGTTTGGTGCCCTTTAGTCTCAGTCGTATCCATTTGCGTCAAGCGGCGCACTGGACGGTGAGACCGAAGGAAAAACTAGAGGAGGAGTCGGTCGTGATTCATGGTATCACTCATAATGATATCTTAGATGCGCCGACATTGGACGACATCCTTGCTGAAGTATTAACGGCGCTCTCGGGGAAAATCATCGTGGTACACTATCGACCGATTGAGCGTGGTTTTTTAAATGCAGCCCTAAAGCGTATGTTAGGTGAAGGGATCGATTTTCCTGTCGTTGACACCATGCAGATCGAGTCAAATTACCAAGCCAAGCGCGCATCAGGGCTATTGAACAAGCTAAAAGGTCACAGCGCGCAGCCTGTTCGACTCGGTCAAACGCGACGTCGCTACGGGCTTCCGGACTACCCTCCTCACCACGCTCTAACGGATGCCATTGCAACCGCAGAATTACTGCAAGCACAGATGGCCTACCACTTTGATGAGAGCGCAAAACTCTCTGATTTTTGGCTATAA
- a CDS encoding TRAP transporter large permease, with translation MIGIVMFFVALLALLLGFPVAFTFGGIALIFGVWAEGFDMFAFMPYRIQSIMENTVLMAVPLFVFMGLVLQKTKLAEQLLESMGRLFGGVRGGIAISTVLVGALLAASTGVVGASVVAMGLISLPVMLKYNYDKGLACGTICASGTLGQIIPPSIVLILLGDVLGIPVGDLFQAALYPGLVLVGAYVVYILIYAKLNPESASVIAPDESISRQQEVFKALKAVLPPLTLIIVVLGSIFAGIATPTESAALGGAGAIVLALFYRQFSWGMLYDAAKETVKVTAMVFAILLGATAFSMAFTYTGGDMLVEEWMLAIPGEKWGFLVITMLVILLLGFFIDFVEICFIIVPMIAPVAELLGINMTWFAILVAMNLQTSFLTPPFGFSLFYLKGVAPDGVTTRDIYRGVIPFIAIQIVVLASILFFPNFYGM, from the coding sequence ATGATTGGTATTGTCATGTTTTTTGTTGCCCTTCTAGCGCTGCTATTAGGGTTTCCGGTTGCCTTTACATTTGGAGGCATCGCACTGATTTTTGGTGTGTGGGCGGAAGGGTTCGATATGTTCGCTTTTATGCCTTATCGCATTCAATCTATCATGGAGAATACGGTGCTGATGGCGGTGCCTCTGTTCGTGTTTATGGGTTTGGTATTGCAAAAAACCAAACTGGCAGAGCAGCTGCTAGAGTCAATGGGACGTTTGTTTGGCGGCGTTAGAGGGGGCATCGCCATTTCAACGGTTTTAGTTGGCGCATTACTGGCAGCATCAACGGGTGTTGTCGGAGCGTCGGTTGTGGCGATGGGACTGATCTCCTTACCGGTGATGCTGAAATATAATTATGATAAAGGACTGGCGTGCGGCACCATCTGTGCGTCAGGAACGCTTGGGCAGATCATTCCGCCATCCATCGTACTTATCTTGCTGGGTGATGTTCTGGGGATCCCGGTCGGAGATTTATTCCAAGCGGCGCTTTATCCCGGATTAGTGCTGGTTGGGGCTTACGTGGTTTACATCTTAATCTACGCCAAACTCAACCCTGAGAGTGCAAGCGTGATTGCCCCTGATGAATCCATTTCGCGTCAGCAAGAAGTATTCAAGGCGTTAAAAGCGGTATTGCCACCACTTACGCTTATCATCGTCGTACTCGGATCTATCTTTGCCGGCATCGCGACACCGACAGAATCAGCAGCACTCGGTGGTGCGGGTGCCATCGTATTAGCGCTGTTCTATCGTCAATTTAGTTGGGGTATGTTATACGACGCCGCAAAAGAGACGGTGAAAGTGACGGCGATGGTTTTTGCCATTCTCTTGGGGGCGACGGCTTTCTCGATGGCATTTACCTATACCGGTGGCGATATGTTGGTTGAAGAATGGATGTTGGCGATTCCCGGCGAAAAGTGGGGCTTCTTGGTGATCACCATGTTGGTCATTTTGCTACTGGGCTTCTTTATCGATTTCGTTGAAATTTGCTTTATCATCGTGCCAATGATTGCTCCTGTCGCCGAACTACTTGGCATTAATATGACGTGGTTTGCGATTCTGGTTGCGATGAACCTGCAGACGTCGTTTTTGACCCCTCCTTTTGGTTTCAGTCTGTTTTACCTGAAAGGCGTTGCGCCGGATGGCGTAACCACACGAGATATCTATCGTGGTGTCATCCCTTTTATTGCGATTCAAATTGTGGTGTTAGCATCAATACTTTTCTTCCCTAACTTCTATGGGATGTGA